The segment ATCGGTACCGCTCTGGGCTTCGCCATCCTCGGTGGCAAGTTCCTCGAGTCGTCCGCTCGCCAACCGGAAATGATCCCGGTTCTGCAAACCAAGCTGTTCATCATCGCTGGTCTGCTCGATGCTATTTCCATGATCGGTGTTGGTGTGGCCATGCTGTACACCTTCAACAACCCGTTCCTGTCCGCCGCTATCGCCGCCCTGAAGGCCGCTCACTAAGCGTTTCGCGACAACGGTTGTTGTAGTTACCACACTGGAGGAAAACAAGCGTGGAATTTAACATTTCACTGGTAGGGCAGGCGATCACCTTCGCCCTCCTGGTACTGTTCACCATGAAGTTTGTTTGGCCTCCGCTTACCAACATGATGGACGAGCGGGCCAAGCGCATCGCCGATGGCCTGGCCGCTGCAGAACGTGGCAAGCAGGATCTGGAAGCCGCCGAAAAACGCGTCGCCGACGAGATGAACAAGGCTCGCCAGCAGGCGACCGAAATCGTCATGGCCGCTGAAAAGCGCGCCTCCCAGATCGTTGACGAGGCCAAGGACACGGCTCGCGCCGAAGGCGCCCGCATCGTGGCGGAAGCCAAGTCCGAAGTCGATCAGGAAGTCCTGCGCGCCAAGGAAACCCTGCGCGCGCACGTGGCAGACCTGGCCGTCGCCGGCGCGGAGAAGATCCTGCGTCGCGAAATCGACCCGGCTCGGCACGCTGATCTGTTAGCCTCCATCAAAGCGGAGTTTTAAATAACTCATGGCAGAAATCATTACCGTAGCAAGGCCCTACGCCGAAGCGGTATACAGCCTCGCCACCGAAGGGAAACGACTGGACAGCTGGTCGGAGGCCCTCGCGTGGCTGGCTGCCATGGTGAATAACCCGGACGTGGCCGAGGTGGTCACCAACCCGAAACATACCGCACAAGAGGTTGAGGCGCTGATGCTGGACGTGCTCGGCGAGCGTGGCGGCGAAGACGTTAAGCGTTTCGTTGCGACCCTCATCGAGAATAATCGTCTCTTGCTGCTGCCGGAAATTGCCAGACAGTTTGAGCTCCTGAAAGCCGAAGCGGAGGGTGTGGTCGACGGTGTCGTCGAAAGCGCCTTCCCGATGTCCGACGATCAGTTGACCGAACTCACCGCGACATTGTCCCGCAAGTACGGCAAGACCGTACGCCTTGAGGTGCATGTCGACGCCGACCTGATCGGCGGCGTGCGGGTGCTGATCGGTGACGATGTCATCGACACTTCCGTTCGCGGCAAACTGCACGCCATGGCGGCAAGCCTCAAGAATTAGGAGAGATCATGCAGTTGAACCCCTCTGAAATCAGCGATCTGATCAAGGCGAAGATTCAGAACCTGTCCGAAAGCGCAGAAACCCGTACCAAAGGTACGGTTATTTCCGTGACTGACGGTATCGTTCGTATCCACGGCCTGGCAGACGTGATGCAGGGCGAAATGCTCGAATTCCCGGGCAACACCTTCGGCCTCGCCATGAACCTGGAGCGCGACTCGGTCGGCGCGGTGATTCTGGGCGAGTACGAGCATATTTCCGAAGGCGACGAAGTCCGTTGCACCGGACGCATCCTGGAAGTTCCGGTGGGTCCGGAACTGGTGGGCCGCGTTGTCAACGCGCTGGGCCAGCCGATCGACGGCAAGGGTCCGATCAACGCCAAGCAATCGTCCCCGATCGAAAAGATCGCCCCGGGCGTGATTGCGCGTCAATCGGTGTCGCAGCCGATGCAGACCGGCCTGAAGGCCATCGACTCGATGGTTCCGGTCGGCCGCGGTCAGCGCGAACTGATCATTGGCGACCGTCAGACCGGCAAGACCGCTGTCGCGCTGGACGCGATCGTCAACCAGAAAGGCACCGGCGTCATCTGCATTTACGTCGCGATCGGCCAGAAGGCTTCCTCGATCGCCAACGTGGTGCGCAAGCTGGAAGAACACGGCGCGATGGCTCACACCATCATCGTCGCGGCTTCCGCTTCCGAAGCGGCCGCCCTGCAGTTCATCGCTCCGTACGCGGGTTGCTCGATGGGTGAATACTTCCGCGACAACGGCGAAGATGCCCTGATCGTTTACGACGACCTGTCCAAGCAGGCTGTCGCCTACCGTCAGATCTCGCTGCTGCTGCGCCGTCCCCCGGGCCGTGAAGCGTACCCCGGCGACGTGTTCTACCTGCACTCCCGTCTGCTGGAGCGTGCTTCGCGCATCAACGAAGTCGAAGTCGAGAAGCTCACCGGCGGCGCCGTCAAGGGCAAGACCGGTTCGCTGACCGCCCTGCCGATCATCGAAACCCAGGCCGGCGACGTATCCGCGTTCGTTCCGACCAACGTGATTTCGATTACCGACGGCCAGATCTTCCTGGAAACCGACCTGTTCAACTCGGGTATCCGTCCGGCCATCAACGCCGGTATTTCGGTATCCCGCGTTGGTGGCGCGGCCCAGACCAAGGTCATCAAGAAGCTCGGCGGCGGTATTCGTCTGGCTCTGGCCCAGTACCGCGAGCTGGCGGCGTTCTCGCAATTCGCCTCGGACCTCGACGAAGCCACCCGCAAGCAGCTGCTGCATGGCGAGATCGTGACCGAGCTGATGAAGCAGAAGCAGTTCTCGACCCTGTCGACGTCCGAAATGGCGCTGACCCTGTGGGCCGTGAACAAGGGCTACTACGAAGACGTGCCGGTCAAGAAGGCACTGGAATTCGAAGCGTCCTTCCTGGCTTTCGTTCGCGCCAACCATGCCGATCTGCTCAAGGCCGTCGACGAGAAGGGTGACCTCTCCGGCGATCACGAACAGATCCTGGTCAAGGCGATGGAATCGTTCAAAGCCGGCTTCAGCTACAACTGAGCCTTTCGCCAACGTAACACGACTTAGGCAAAAGAAAGGTTCAGGATATGGCAGTCGGCAAAGAGATTCTCACCAAGATCCGAAGCGTGCAAAACACGCAGAAGATCACAAAAGCCATGCAAATGGTGTCGACCTCGAAAATGCGCAAGACGCAAGAGCGTATGCGCACTGCCCGTCCTTACGCCGAGAAGGTGCGCACAGTCATGGCGCACCTCGCTCAGGCGAACACGGATGTCGAACACCCGATGCTGACGCAGCGCGACACCATCAAGCGTGCCGGCGTTATCCTGATCACTTCGGACAAGGGCTTGTGCGGCGGCCTCAACGCCAACACGCTCAAGCGCTTCTTCGCGAAGGTGAAGGATCTGCAGGACAGCAACATCGAAGTCGATGTGTGCTGCCTCGGACAGAAAGGCCTCGCGGCCTGCCAGCGCGCGAAGATGAATGTCGTCGCCAGCGCCACCCAACTGGGCGATGTGCCCAGAATGGAAAAACTGATTGGCCCGCTTACGGTGCTGTTCAGGAAGTACGCCGAGGGCGAGCTGGACGCGGTGTATATCGTCTACTCGCGCTTCATCAATACGATGAAGCAGGAGCCGGTGCTGGAACAGCTCGTACCGCTGACCCCGGAACACATGGTCGTCGAGCATAGCCACTCGTGGGATTACCTCTACGAGCCGGATCCGCTCACCGTCCTCGAGTTCCTGGTTCGGCGCTATCTGGAGTCGGTGGTCTATCAATCGCTGGCCGAAAACATGGCCTCCGAGCAGGCGGCCCGTATGGTCGCCATGAAAGCCGCTACCGACAACGCGGGTAATGCCATCAAGCAGCTGCGCCTTGTGTACAACAAGTCGCGGCAGGCGGCCATTACCACCGAGCTGTCCGAAATCGTGGCCGGCGCCGCCGCGGTCTGACCGCGAGCAGCCTGTAAAAGTTTATTGAGTTTAGGAACCGATAATGAGCCAAGGCAAAATCGTACAAATCATTGGCGCGGTGATCGACGTGGAGTTTCCGCGTACCGCCATGCCAAAGGTTTATGATGCCCTGAAGCTGGTCGACACCGATCTGACGCTCGAAGTCCAGCAGCAGCTGGGCGACGGCGTGGTGCGTACCATCGCCATGGGCAGCTCCGACGGCCTGAAGCGCGGCATGGCCGTCGCCAATACCGGTCGGGCAATTTCCGTACCGGTCGGCACCGCCACGCTGGGTCGCATCATGGACGTGCTGGGCAACCCCGTTGACGAAGCGGGCCCGGTCGCAACGGAAGACCGTCGCGAAATCCACCAACCCGCACCGAAGTTCGACGAACTGTCGAGCGCCACCGACCTGCTGGAAACCGGCATCAAGGTGATCGACCTGCTGTGTCCGTTCGCCAAGGGCGGTAAGGTGGGTCTGTTCGGCGGCGCCGGCGTGGGCAAGACCGTCAACATGATGGAGCTGATCAACAACATCGCCAAGGCGCACTCGGGTCTGTCCGTGTTCGCCGGTGTTGGTGAGCGTACCCGCGAGGGCAACGACTTCTATCATGAAATGAAGGACTCGAACGTTCTGGACAAGGTGGCCATGGTTTACGGCCAGATGAACGAGCCTCCGGGCAACCGTCTGCGCGTTGCGCTGACCGGTCTGACCATGGCCGAGCACTTCCGTGACGAGAAGGACGAAAACGGCAAGGGCCGCGACGTTCTGCTGTTCGTGGACAACATCTACCGCTACACCCTGGCCGGTACCGAAGTGTCCGCGCTGCTGGGCCGTATGCCGTCCGCGGTGGGTTACCAGCCGACGCTGGCCGAGGAAATGGGCCGTCTGCAGGAGCGTATTACCTCCACGAAGACCGGTTCGATCACCTCGATCCAGGCCGTTTACGTCCCTGCCGACGACTTGACCGACCCGTCCCCGGCGACCACCTTCGCCCACCTGGACGCGACCGTCGTACTGTCCCGTGATATCGCCGCCCTGGGTATCTACCCGGCCGTGGATCCGCTGGACTCCACTTCCCGCCAGCTGGATCCGCTGGTGGTGGGTGACGAGCACTACTCCGTCGCCCGTGGCGTTCAGTCCACGCTGCAGCGTTACAAGGAACTGCGCGACATCATCGCCATTCTGGGTATGGACGAACTGTCCGCCGAGGACAAACTGCTGGTCGCCCGTGCACGTAAGATCCAGCGTTTCCTCTCCCAGCCGTTCCACGTTGCTGAAGTGTTTACCGGCTCGCCGGGCAAATACGTTCCGCTGCGTGAAACCATCAAGGGCTTCAAGGCCATTCTCAGCGGTGAGTACGACCATCTGCCGGAACAGGCGTTCTACATGGTCGGCTCCATTGAAGAAGCCGTCGAGAAAGCCAAGACCCTTAACTAAGGAGAGGTCTGATGGCCAAGATGCATGTTGAAGTGGTCAGCTCCGAACAGCTCATCTACTCGGGTGAAGCCGAGTTCCTCGTGGCTCCGGCCCAGGAAGGTGAGATCGGGGTGTATCCGCGTCACGTGCCGCTCCTGACCCGCATCAAGCCCGGTATACTGCGTCTGACAGTCCCGGGCAGCAAGGAAGAAGTTCTGGTAGCCGTTTCGGGGGGCATGATGGAAGTTCAGCCCTCCCTGGTTACCGTCCTTGCCGATACGGCGATCCGCGGCGAGGATCTCGACGAGGCCAAGGCCAGCGAGGCCAAACGTGCCGCAGAGGATGCCCTGAAGAAGGCGACCGACGACCTTGAAACCGCCAATGCGCACGCTGCCCTGGCAGTGGCCATTGCGGAACTCAAGGCCCTCGATTACCTCAGAAAGCGCGTCCACTGATTGTGCCAGACACGATTCGTGTATAGTGCAGGCTGCCACGCAAGTGGCAGCCTTTTTGCTTTCCATTGAACAGAAGAATGCTTAACGCCATGAACCGTTTGAGTATCGTCATTCTCGCTGCCGGCAAAGGCAAGCGCATGTATTCGGCTCTTCCCAAGGTGCTTCACCCGATCGGCGGCGAACCCATGCTCAAACGGGTCATTCGCACCGCCCGGGAACTCTCCCCGGCGAACCTCGTCGTGGTTTACGGCCATGGCGGCGAGAAGGTGCGCGAAACCATCGCCGACAACGACGTGAAATGGGCCGAACAGGCCGAGCAGCTCGGTACCGGCCATGCCCTGAAAATGGCCCTGCCGCTTTTACCCGCCGACGGCCGCACGCTGGTGCTGTACGGGGATGTGCCCCTGACGCGGGCTTCCACTTTGCAGACGCTGCTGGAGGCCGCGGGCGACGGGGCCGCGGTCCTGACCGATATGCTCGACAAACCGACCGGTTATGGCCGCATCGTGCGCGATGCGAATGATCGCGTCGTCGGTATTGTCGAAGAGAAGGATTGTTCCGAAGAACAGCGCCGGATTCGCGAAATCAATACCGGCATGCTGGTTCTGCCCAACGCGAAGCTTGGTGCGTGGCTGGATGCCCTCAAGAACAGCAATGCGCAGGGCGAGTACTATCTGACCGATGTGATCGGTCTTGCCGCGCGGGACGGTCTAGATGTCGCGGGCGTGGCGGTGGCCGATTCCTGGGAAGCCGCCGGAGTCAACAACAAGGTGCAGCTCGCCGAACTCGAGCGCATCCTGCAGCGCAACCAGGCGCATGCCTTGCTCGAGGCCGGGGTGGGGCTCGCCGATCCGGCGCGGATCGATATTCGCGGTACGCTGCGTTGCGGCAAGGATGTCAGCATCGACGTGAATTGCGTGTTCGAGGGCGATGTGGCGCTGGGCGACAATGTGCGCATCGGACCGAACTGTGTGCTCAAGAACGTGAATGTGGCCGACGGCGCCGATATCGCCGCGTTTTCTCATCTGGAGAACGCCGTGGTGGGCGAGGCCTGCAAGATCGGCCCTTATGCGCGACTGCGCCCGGGGGCGGAGTTGTTCGATCACGTGCATATCGGCAACTTCGTGGAAGTGAAGAAATCCCGCATCGGCTCGGGTAGCAAGGTCAATCACCTGACGTATATCGGCGACGCCAGTATCGGCAGCAAAGTCAATGTTGGTGCCGGCTGCGTGACGGTGAATTACAA is part of the Paludibacterium paludis genome and harbors:
- the glmU gene encoding bifunctional UDP-N-acetylglucosamine diphosphorylase/glucosamine-1-phosphate N-acetyltransferase GlmU: MNRLSIVILAAGKGKRMYSALPKVLHPIGGEPMLKRVIRTARELSPANLVVVYGHGGEKVRETIADNDVKWAEQAEQLGTGHALKMALPLLPADGRTLVLYGDVPLTRASTLQTLLEAAGDGAAVLTDMLDKPTGYGRIVRDANDRVVGIVEEKDCSEEQRRIREINTGMLVLPNAKLGAWLDALKNSNAQGEYYLTDVIGLAARDGLDVAGVAVADSWEAAGVNNKVQLAELERILQRNQAHALLEAGVGLADPARIDIRGTLRCGKDVSIDVNCVFEGDVALGDNVRIGPNCVLKNVNVADGADIAAFSHLENAVVGEACKIGPYARLRPGAELFDHVHIGNFVEVKKSRIGSGSKVNHLTYIGDASIGSKVNVGAGCVTVNYNGVDKFLTTIEDNVFVGSGTMMVAPVTLEAGSTVGAGSVITRNAPAGELTVGRARQVTIAGWKRPEKKQ
- the atpA gene encoding F0F1 ATP synthase subunit alpha, which gives rise to MQLNPSEISDLIKAKIQNLSESAETRTKGTVISVTDGIVRIHGLADVMQGEMLEFPGNTFGLAMNLERDSVGAVILGEYEHISEGDEVRCTGRILEVPVGPELVGRVVNALGQPIDGKGPINAKQSSPIEKIAPGVIARQSVSQPMQTGLKAIDSMVPVGRGQRELIIGDRQTGKTAVALDAIVNQKGTGVICIYVAIGQKASSIANVVRKLEEHGAMAHTIIVAASASEAAALQFIAPYAGCSMGEYFRDNGEDALIVYDDLSKQAVAYRQISLLLRRPPGREAYPGDVFYLHSRLLERASRINEVEVEKLTGGAVKGKTGSLTALPIIETQAGDVSAFVPTNVISITDGQIFLETDLFNSGIRPAINAGISVSRVGGAAQTKVIKKLGGGIRLALAQYRELAAFSQFASDLDEATRKQLLHGEIVTELMKQKQFSTLSTSEMALTLWAVNKGYYEDVPVKKALEFEASFLAFVRANHADLLKAVDEKGDLSGDHEQILVKAMESFKAGFSYN
- a CDS encoding F0F1 ATP synthase subunit delta, coding for MAEIITVARPYAEAVYSLATEGKRLDSWSEALAWLAAMVNNPDVAEVVTNPKHTAQEVEALMLDVLGERGGEDVKRFVATLIENNRLLLLPEIARQFELLKAEAEGVVDGVVESAFPMSDDQLTELTATLSRKYGKTVRLEVHVDADLIGGVRVLIGDDVIDTSVRGKLHAMAASLKN
- a CDS encoding F0F1 ATP synthase subunit B, which produces MEFNISLVGQAITFALLVLFTMKFVWPPLTNMMDERAKRIADGLAAAERGKQDLEAAEKRVADEMNKARQQATEIVMAAEKRASQIVDEAKDTARAEGARIVAEAKSEVDQEVLRAKETLRAHVADLAVAGAEKILRREIDPARHADLLASIKAEF
- the atpG gene encoding F0F1 ATP synthase subunit gamma, giving the protein MAVGKEILTKIRSVQNTQKITKAMQMVSTSKMRKTQERMRTARPYAEKVRTVMAHLAQANTDVEHPMLTQRDTIKRAGVILITSDKGLCGGLNANTLKRFFAKVKDLQDSNIEVDVCCLGQKGLAACQRAKMNVVASATQLGDVPRMEKLIGPLTVLFRKYAEGELDAVYIVYSRFINTMKQEPVLEQLVPLTPEHMVVEHSHSWDYLYEPDPLTVLEFLVRRYLESVVYQSLAENMASEQAARMVAMKAATDNAGNAIKQLRLVYNKSRQAAITTELSEIVAGAAAV
- the atpD gene encoding F0F1 ATP synthase subunit beta, encoding MSQGKIVQIIGAVIDVEFPRTAMPKVYDALKLVDTDLTLEVQQQLGDGVVRTIAMGSSDGLKRGMAVANTGRAISVPVGTATLGRIMDVLGNPVDEAGPVATEDRREIHQPAPKFDELSSATDLLETGIKVIDLLCPFAKGGKVGLFGGAGVGKTVNMMELINNIAKAHSGLSVFAGVGERTREGNDFYHEMKDSNVLDKVAMVYGQMNEPPGNRLRVALTGLTMAEHFRDEKDENGKGRDVLLFVDNIYRYTLAGTEVSALLGRMPSAVGYQPTLAEEMGRLQERITSTKTGSITSIQAVYVPADDLTDPSPATTFAHLDATVVLSRDIAALGIYPAVDPLDSTSRQLDPLVVGDEHYSVARGVQSTLQRYKELRDIIAILGMDELSAEDKLLVARARKIQRFLSQPFHVAEVFTGSPGKYVPLRETIKGFKAILSGEYDHLPEQAFYMVGSIEEAVEKAKTLN
- a CDS encoding F0F1 ATP synthase subunit epsilon, with amino-acid sequence MAKMHVEVVSSEQLIYSGEAEFLVAPAQEGEIGVYPRHVPLLTRIKPGILRLTVPGSKEEVLVAVSGGMMEVQPSLVTVLADTAIRGEDLDEAKASEAKRAAEDALKKATDDLETANAHAALAVAIAELKALDYLRKRVH
- the atpE gene encoding F0F1 ATP synthase subunit C, giving the protein MEALVSQIQSMTVLAAALIIGLGAIGTALGFAILGGKFLESSARQPEMIPVLQTKLFIIAGLLDAISMIGVGVAMLYTFNNPFLSAAIAALKAAH